CAGCCGTCGAGCGCGAGCAGGCCGGACTGTCCGCTGACCACGCCGCCTTGAGGCGTCGCGACGAAGTGCGTCATGCCATTCGCGCGCGCGACGGGCAGCAGCTCCGAGTCGGGATTCACCGAGAGCCAGGAGCGGACTTCGGGATGATAGTCGCCCGATTCGACCATGTCGCGGCTCGCGCGGATGGCATCAATCTCGATCAGCCCGAGCGACGTGGACGACGCGATGAGGCCGGGGAACAGGTGAAGCCCCTTCAAGTCCACCGCCTTCGCGCCCGCGACTCGGATCTGCCTCGCCACCGTTACAATCTTGCCGTCCCGAACGTGGACCTGCCCCGGCGCAAGCGTCTCGCCGGAAACGGTGTGAACGGACGCAGCGGAGAAGACGGTGTCGGCGCCGAACGCACCCGAGCCAGCAGCCAGGAGCGTCGCGACCGCAACCGCGGACGTCCGCCACTCCGCATTCCGCATTCCGGATTCCGCATTCATGATCAGTTCGGCTTCGGCCGGCTGTTGTAGCGCTGCCAGAGGCGCGTGTGTTTGCTGTCGAGCGGTTGCTCGACGCCCGCCAGCCACAGCCGCCGGACCTGCGCGCGCGTGTCCAGCACGTCGCCGTCCATCGCGAAGAAGCTCGCCTCTTTGCCCGCGTCGATGCTCCCGAGCCGGTCCGCGACGCCGAGCGCCTCGGCGGCGTGGAGCGTCATGCCCTTGAGCGCCTCGGTCGCGGGCAGGCCGAACGCCACCGCCTGCGCCGCGCGATACGGCAGGTTGCGCGCCTGCGACGCCGCGCGGCCGCCGAGCCCCTCGCTGAAGATGACCTTCACGCCGGCGCGATGAAGCACGGCGGGGGCGGCGAAGTTCGCGTCGTAGGATTCCGAGTCGCGGTTCGGCAGGTCGAAGGTGGATTCGTAAATGACCGCGACCTTGTTGCTCGCGAGCAGCGACGCCTCGCGCCACGCGTCGCGTCCGCCGGCGAGGATGATCCTGAACTTGTTCGTGTTCGCCCACGCGACCGCCGCGCGAATCTGGCGGAAATCATCCGCGTGCACCATCAGCGGACGTTCGCCGCGGACGAACGGAAGCATCGCCTCCCACGAAGGATTGAGTGCGGGCGCGGCGGCAGTGTTCGCGGCCGCGGCTCGCCCCGCCTTGTCGTAGGCTCGCGCCTCGTCGAAGAAGTTTTGCAACTCCGCGAGCCTGCGCTGCCGGGCGCTCGCGCCTTCCTCCGCGGCAGGCGGGCCGCCACCGCGGCGTCCTCCGAAGCCGCCACCGCCGGCGCTCGGCCAGGCGACGTGCAGCGCGACGGGCGAGGCGACGGTCATCTCCTCCATGCCCCAGCCATTGATGCGCATGAGGCCGCTCTGTCCGCTGACCGTGCCGCCCTGCGGCGTGGCGAGAAAGTGCGTGATGCCGTTGGCCCGCGCCACGGGCAGCAGCTCGGAGTCGGGGCTGACGGACAGCCACGCGCGCACATCGGGGTTGAAGCTGCCGACCTCGCTCATGTCGAGCGTGGCGCGGACGGAGCTGACCTCGACGAGCCCGAGCGAACTCGGCACGGCGATGAGGCCGGGATACAGGTGAAGCCCCTTGAGATCCACGACGCGGTCGGCCTTCGCAGCGACGTTCACCGACACGGAGATGATTTTGCCGCCGCGCACCAGCACGTTGCCGGGCGCGAGCGTCTCGCCGGAGACGGTGTGAACCGTGGCGCCGGTGAAGAGCGTGCTGGCGGCCTGGGTTGAACCGACTGAAAGAAGCAGCGCCGCGAGCACCGCGAGGGTCTGGACTGCGCCAGTCCTCGGGCGCTTTCGCGCGGGCTCCTTCAAGGAAAAGCGGCAGCGGACTGCCGCAGTCCAAAACGCTGGCGCGTCGTGCGTCCGCCATTCCGCATTCCGCATTCCGCGTTCCGCATTCATCAGTGCTTCCCTCCGTGCGCGCAGTCGAGGCAGTCGTGCAGGTGGCTTTGGAACATCTCCAGCGCGGGGATGAAGAACAGCGCCTGCGCGGCTTCCGTCGCCTCGGCGCCCGCTCCGGCGCCGCCGCCGAGTTGCGCGGCCTTCTTCGCCTTCGCCACAAGGTCGTTCCGCTCCTTCGCGAGCGAGTCGGTGCGCGCGGGCACGAGCGCGCGGTCGAAGTATTTCTTCCCGTCAATCCACGTCTGCAAACACACCGTCGTCGAGTCGAGCGGGGACTTGCTCCACACGGCAAAGTCGGCGTCCTTGCCCGGTTCGAGCGAGCCGGTGCGCGCATCAATGCGGAGCTGCTTCGCCGGGTTGAGCGTGACGAACTTGAGCGCCTCTGTCTCGGAGGTGCCGCCGTATTTCACGGCCTTCGCCGCCTCGATGTTGAGCCGGCGCGCGAGGTCGCTCGAATCGGAGTTGAAGGACACCACCACGCCGCGGCTGTGCATGAGCGAGCCCGCGTGCGGGATGGCGTCATAGACCTCGAACTTGTAGGCCCACCAGTCGCTGAAGCACGAGCCGCCCGCGCCGTGCCGCGCGATTTCGTCGGCGACCTTGTAGCCCTCGAGCACGTGCTGGAGCGTCGCCACGCGCACGCCGAAGCCCTCCATCGTCCGCAGGAACGCGACGATTTCATCCTGCCGGTAGCTGTGGCAATGGATGAGCCGCGTGCCGCGGATGATCTCGCCGACGGCCTCGAGCTCGAGGTCGCGGCGCGGCGCGGGCGTGCCGTTGCGG
This genomic interval from Verrucomicrobiota bacterium contains the following:
- a CDS encoding amidohydrolase family protein, whose product is MNAERGMRNAEWRTHDAPAFWTAAVRCRFSLKEPARKRPRTGAVQTLAVLAALLLSVGSTQAASTLFTGATVHTVSGETLAPGNVLVRGGKIISVSVNVAAKADRVVDLKGLHLYPGLIAVPSSLGLVEVSSVRATLDMSEVGSFNPDVRAWLSVSPDSELLPVARANGITHFLATPQGGTVSGQSGLMRINGWGMEEMTVASPVALHVAWPSAGGGGFGGRRGGGPPAAEEGASARQRRLAELQNFFDEARAYDKAGRAAAANTAAAPALNPSWEAMLPFVRGERPLMVHADDFRQIRAAVAWANTNKFRIILAGGRDAWREASLLASNKVAVIYESTFDLPNRDSESYDANFAAPAVLHRAGVKVIFSEGLGGRAASQARNLPYRAAQAVAFGLPATEALKGMTLHAAEALGVADRLGSIDAGKEASFFAMDGDVLDTRAQVRRLWLAGVEQPLDSKHTRLWQRYNSRPKPN